Genomic segment of Triticum aestivum cultivar Chinese Spring chromosome 6A, IWGSC CS RefSeq v2.1, whole genome shotgun sequence:
CTACACAAAAGACAGATCTTACTTGAAGTATGTGAGGGAGCTAGCAGAGAAGACTGACATAGGAAGACTGGCGTCGCCATCGTTACTGAAACTGATTTATGATGCCGCGAGACCAAGTGGTAGAACTGGTGAAGTAAGAATGAGTGCAGAGATATGGAATGAAATCGAACAACTTCTTGAGGTAAATTATCTGGAGTTAATAAAGAAAAACTGTTTTACCCAGTGGATGCATATTCAAATATGAGCTGAATATAAAAGATTGAGATGCTAAATTTTGTAGAAAATCTCGCTTTGGTTTGCTGATCCCTCAAAACTTGCGTGCTTCCTCGTCATGGACCCGAGAGGATCAATCTCGGTGTCCTCTGCGCTAAGATACTGGGGTTGCACCATCCAAGCTGGCGCGCAAATATGTGGAGCATTTGGTTATGCTGAAGACCCTTCTGAAATGCACCAAGGAGTTGCTGAGAAGTTTTTGCCATTGTCTTTCTCGTCTCTGCCATTTGTACCAACTGATTCTTCTGCGGATTGGGGCAGAGCGTTAAATTCATTGAATCAAAATACAAAGGGGCTGTTGAGGAATGCAAGCAAGGTTTATCCTTCAGTTAGTTTTGATTCTGCACAGAAGTCGGTGACCCTTTTCATGCCAGGATTTGACAAGTCTGAAATCAAACTATATCAGGTATAGCTACTGACCTCACTCTTTGTTGGCTTCACTGTATACACAGTCAAGACTAACAAGACCTATATCTCTAGTTAGTTTCTCTTCTTTAGTTGTTTAGAGATAATGCTGAATTGATTTCGACTGTGAAGCTATCTCTAGTTAGTTTCACTTTTAGTTAGCGCCCAAGTGATAAAAATTTTTAACCAGAAAGGTAGAATCCCACCATCAACTTGAAAATTCTCACTTGGGTGGTGAACTACCTGATAATGTTCAGATTAATGCGCAGTTTCCCTAGCAAGTGACATCAAATGAGTTTTCACTAAAACAATGGAAGGGCCTCTATCATACTTTTCTAGATTGTTTTCAGTTTGAAATCAAGCTTTAAGCAGTTCTAGTTCGTTTGGTGCATGCCACTTGCAGCCAAGCCAACTGTTTCTCACCAGTTCCGCAAATCGATTGTGCTGATATTAAAACTGAAGCACATTTCCCTGTGTGTGCTGATTCCCGTAATTGTCTGTCGACTTCTCCATACAAACTGTGAGATGATTTCAAATGAATTTGGCATCCTTGACTGCAGCACAGAAGAAGCTTCTAAACAACATGATGCCAAAAAAAACTAGGTTTTCATGTACACTAGTTTAGGTCAAAGCCATGTAGCTACTTGTGATCTTACAGTCAGTGGCCTGCATGTCATCCGAGAATTTTGCCAAATAGTGGCGAAGAACCCTTCCAGATTTTTGCAAGAGTATATGATCACCAAGTTAAATTTGTATTGTCTGTGTTGTTGCTGATAATAAACCGACCTGTTCCTTTATCTGAAAATGCAGTATAGGGGCGGTTCGGAGCTACTGATCGAAGCCGGCGACCAGAGGCGCGTAATTAAGCTGCCACCGGCGATGCAGGGGAAGGTCGGTGGCGCCAAGTTCGTCGACAGGAATCTTGTCATTACCATCCGGTAGGCGGCAGCAGGGCCTTGGGTGATCCGGAAATCGGAGCACAGGCTCGAGAAACCAAACCGGTGGAGAACCGTGCAGCACCGTAATGTAAACCCGATATAGACCGGTTCCTGGTGATGTCTGTCAGCATCGTTTTTCCATTTTGCTGTAAACATGGTGAGATTTCTCACAACGGCATTATAGAAGTGGAAGAAAAAGGGCAGTCCACATGAAATGCCTGAGAAAATGGCTTTTGATATTGGGCTATCGGGGATGGGTGCTCTTGGCATCGTACCATTGCTTATGATGATTATTGGGCGGGTGGAAGGCGTGAGTGTTGGGTGGCTGCTGATTTAACGCTGTTCTTGAGTAGCTTTCCGTCTCCCGCTCTTGCTGCTGACGTCTCGTCTGCAGGCTGCAGCCATGGAGCAAAATCTGCGCATGGCGTCGTCGTACAGGCGTGACACGGGGACGATCTGGCGGTGACGCGACTGAGAGATCGCATCCCGTCTTCATGGTGATGCCGCCATGGATCCTTCCCTTCTCACGGAAATCAATCGGTACTGCCAAGTGCCAACGTGTCGGGTGATTAAAAAAAAGTTTCAGTCAATTTCATTAGGACAACACGCAAAAGTGGCCTCTCTTTTAGGCactcagggcatgtacaatggtggcatatggatatAGATGCTTCATGATAAAAAAATTTTTTGAGGCATATAtgttgattttttctccccaatgcaAGCTACTACTAGTGGGCCttatcaaaaaaaataaaaagtgactCTCATTACACATGCATCCCTCCTCTTCGCTTCAACTTTTTCCAACTTTATGCATCGGACCACATTTTTCTCTCTAAGCACTCGTCTTCTGGAGAGGATCCTGCTCCCCCATCCGAACCTACTTTTTCTGTCATCCGATCCTATATGGCATGTGGGGCATCACCCTGGGGCTATGCATTGGCCATGCCTTCAAAGCGTGGGTGCGTCGGGAAGGATAATTCTTTTGAAGTTGTTATTTCTTGGAGATGGTCGAGACGCGGCTTTGCTGTTAAGTTTAGAGCATACTCCTACGTGTTGTGGTTGTATTGTGTGTTCGAGTTTGAGTAGGATTTTGCGCCTCTCAGGGTTGTCGTGGGAgcttgtttgtttttcttgtttcttATCATCTGCCTTCTATGAAGCTAAGGCACACAGTTTGCATGCTCTCGGAAAAAAATTAGTGGCCTCTCTTCTCACAATAGTGACACTGTTCATCTTCTTTCTCTAGGCCCACAAAATTTCATCTCTCCACCCCCCGAGAACGTAtctggtttttctcaaaaaaaaaaacgtaTCTGGTGAAACGACTAAACTGGTGCACCAGATGCACCAGCTATGTATGGGCCGTTGGATTTGAAAGAAAGGGACAGGATTCAGTGTGATGATGGGCTGTCGGTACATTTGCAAAATAGTCCTTGCATTACAGCTAAATCCAGCGATCTGACCTCTCTGTACCCACATCGTCTTCCTCCCCTTGCCATACTCTGTACCAGGCCGTCCAGCTGCGCGCTAGGGTTCGGGAAGTCTGCTCCGTcgcctctctcgccccctctcctGGACTTTCTCCGACTTCTATCTTGGACCTAGTTCCGGCGCCGTTGAAGGACGAGCTCCCCTCCTCTCCTCTGAGTCGCGCCCGACGAAGACGCCATTGCCGCCGGCGAGCACGTAAATGTAGAGGAGTTGTGCTGTAGCTCCTGGGGGCGAAGAGGAACTGCCCAAAGGAGTCAGCTATCTTCTGCGCCTCGAGGATTTTAGGGTATATTCTCTTATCCCATTATCCATTTATCATGGTCATATTGGGTTCTTCCCCTTTGGGATTTCCCCAATTTATTCCAAACTAGTATCATTGCGACTTGAATAAGTAGTATGAGCACCTGATTTCTGTATGAGATACACGACTGCAGATATTGTACTGCAAAATAGCCTATGCAAAGTTGAATAACTAGTGTTCTGAACCTTAATATGTATTTTGTAGTATAGAAAAACCATATTGATGCAAACTCTAAAGTAAGGTTTGTGCAGCTGTGCAGTTGAATAGTACCTAGCTATCGTCCTTTATAGCTCAGGATCCAAGGTATGAGCATCGAATTTGGTTGTTCTGTTATCCATGTACAGTATATTTGCTTCCTCCAGGCCATTCAGTTTCCATGTGTTTGAAGCCAATGGCATTTGGGAATATGAATAGTATGGGCACAAAATTGATCCGTTGGATGTTGGTGAAATTCTAGTAGTAATCACAACAGCCGGTGCAAATAGTTGAGGGGGATGTGCTCTGTGTGTTCTGTTCCTTTGTATACAATTTTTTTTATACCTTTGCTAACTTGATAGTAAGGTGGACAACTCGGCATGTATGTGAAATAAATGACTTCCTAGGAGCCTACTACATGGCAAGAGTGGGTTAGTTACTGGTTGTTCCTACGGGGTTCTTGTACATGAACTAGTAATGTACTATATGAACTTCTTCCACATTGCTGATATGAAATGGGAACGGCATTTGCAATGTTCAATTAAACTTTCTATGGTAATCCTAGTTGTTCATGTTCCTCATTTTGTTTTGCTGATGTCCACATTGTACCTATGCTCTTAAGTAAAAAGTATTGATGTGTTTTGCCTGGTACGAGGTTAATTATCCACTTTTTAACCTGCGTGTGATGTTTTGTGTTATATTTGCATGAAAAATAGTCAGCCATGGAGTCCATGACAAGTGGTGCTCTAAGTATTGGGTCAACTACGGCAATGGGAGTTGAAGATGATGCCAACAGCTTTGCCATGGTAATTCATTTGTTGTATTGGTCACATACGTACGTCGCACAGTTTCTGTCACctgatgattttttctgaaatttcTAGGGCACGATCCAGCAGGTCGAAAACAATGAAAATAGCTACCACACGCCAACACGAACTAACAGTCTTCCGTTTTGTGTAAGTATAGTAGTTTTTTTTCGCACATCCAATGCATGAGCTGTAGTTTATGAACCGCACatctttttattttgcatatccaGGGGTCAAGATATGAGCCGGAGTGTGATCCTAACTTACAGCCCGTAATTGGTATGCAATTTGACACTTGGGAGGAAGGTATGACATTCTACAAAATGTATGCTCATGAAGTCGGGTTCTCGGTTCGCACATGGACGACACACAAAGATGCACATGGCATACTGTGGAAGAGGTTTGTTTGTGCTAGGGAGGGTTGGAGAAAGGAGGCCCCAGAAGAGGAAAGGATAAAACCTAAACGAAAATTCAAGTTAACCAGGTGTGGTTGTGAGGCTATGATTGGACTGAGGAGGCAGGATGATGGCAAATATAAGGTTGCCCGGTTTGTTCAATCACACATTCACCAACTTATTTCGCCAAGTAAGAGACATCTCATCAAGTCAAATAGGGAAGTAAGTAGTGAGTTGAGGAGCAAACTACTTACATGTCATAAAGCAATGGTTGGCACATCTGCAGCATATCGCTTGCTTAGTGTAGAGACGGGGGGTCCGGAAAATGTGGGCTGCACGTCAGCTTAGTGTAATGAAATTCCTAGTCAATATGTGTTGCATAGGTGGACTAAAATGGCAGCACGTCAGCTTTCCTATGACGCCAACGGACATGAGCTAGAAGGCCCATCTACATGTCTTTCACCTACCATAAAAAAGTTGTACTCGGAAACATGTTCAAAATTTAGCTTGGCACTTCATGCAGCGAAACATTGTGAGGAGAAAATGAGATATTTTCACAAGGTTGTTGGTGATGCCTTCACGCAATTGGAACAGATGGGTGCCATTAGTGAGCAAAGTAAAGTTCAAGAATTTGAATCCTTCGTCGAAACATCATTCCCAAGTGTGATCAGTATTCATCCACCAGAT
This window contains:
- the LOC123128162 gene encoding uncharacterized protein At1g26090, chloroplastic, which gives rise to MAPSLLVSASQILAVAGRGGRRRRLVIANSGGAGAPPKLVTFLGKGGSGKTTAAAIAAQYYASEGLKTCLVIQSQDPTAEQLMGCKIGNSLTECAANLSTIKLETSKMLLEPLDRLKKVDAQSNLTQGVLEGIVGEELGVLPGMDSICSVLSLQKLLNFFSVGTNSPQGEFDVVVYDCNNTEEFLRLTGATERARSYLKYVRELAEKTDIGRLASPSLLKLIYDAARPSGRTGEVRMSAEIWNEIEQLLEKISLWFADPSKLACFLVMDPRGSISVSSALRYWGCTIQAGAQICGAFGYAEDPSEMHQGVAEKFLPLSFSSLPFVPTDSSADWGRALNSLNQNTKGLLRNASKVYPSVSFDSAQKSVTLFMPGFDKSEIKLYQYRGGSELLIEAGDQRRVIKLPPAMQGKVGGAKFVDRNLVITIR